A single Ziziphus jujuba cultivar Dongzao chromosome 11, ASM3175591v1 DNA region contains:
- the LOC132800039 gene encoding uncharacterized protein LOC132800039, with translation MTTRSGKSFRGKITDNQFEELFIRMVEQVESLNVRVGNIEAQISQPCSSSTNNEQEENPEANDDKSQEKLPAKTIAPVPFPTAQQTPNWVRDILQSTQGHHNTFDDITKRVKIEVPNFEGKVNPTEFADWLSSIEEYFDWYDLDDDQRVRFAKMKLVGLAKIWWMGVEGNLRRMGSPPIGTWQEMKAKLREKYMPTNYYDKLCEQAINLKQDPRQRLSRFKSGLRSDIRRELLRQPIYGLEQAFQVSLDLEEYLGSFKRPNIKHSNRVIANQPSKQPMKAKVPFPNASELRGKGNQCFKCGQPGHMAYNCPKRNLHLDVEHHEEPDQRREEDEDNFNYEVYNYDDLEEDEVDTSLNAIVRRILSIPKDEKEDWKRTSIFQMLVRCENQAQKLIIDGGSSMNVVSASMVGRLKLPIEPHPHPYKVAWIDSTSIPVTQRCLVSFSCRVYNDSIWCDVIPMKVTHILLGRPWLYDRDVFHCGRENIYSFMFKDRKVVLKPMTVAEMDKYKVEKPSKVSNNPQKSLHILTKKNFERESKKNGVIYAVLAKETKKETATSKQTFPVEIQKLLSDFSDLVPEEFPSELPPLRNIQHAIDLVPGAQLPNLPAYLMNPSEHAELKRQVEELLSKGFIRESLSACAVPALLTPKKDGSWQMCVDSRAINKITIQYRFPIPRFDDMLDMMAGSCIFSKLDLKSEYHQIRLRPGDEWKTAFKTKDGLYEWLVMPFGLSNAPSTFMRFMNQILQPFFGKFLIVYFDDILIYSKSKEEYRFVYASSHTS, from the exons ATGACTACGAGATCTGGAAAGAGTTTTAGAGGTAAAATAACTGACAATCAATTTGAAGAATTATTTATTCGTATGGTCGAACAAGTGGAGTCTCTTAATGTTCGGGTTGGTAATATTGAAGCCCAAATATCTCAACCTTGCAGTTCTTCAACCAACAATGAACAAGAGGAGAATCCTGAAGCCAATGATGATAAAAGTCAAGAGAAGCTGCCAGCAAAGACAATTGCTCCAGTGCCTTTCCCTACAGCCCAACAGACACCTAATTGGGTGAGAGATATATTGCAATCAACACAAGGACATCACAATACTTTTGATGACATCACAAAGAGGGTAAAGATTGAAGTACCAAATTTTGAAGGCAAAGTAAATCCAACTGAGTTTGCTGATTGGCTTTCTTCCattgaagaatattttgatTGGTATGATCTGGATGATGATCAGAGAGTAAGGTTCGCTAAGATGAAGCTAGTAGGTCTTGCCAAAATTTGGTGGATGGGTGTTGAAGGAAATTTAAGGAGAATGGGATCACCACCCATTGGTACTTGGCAAGAGATGAAAGCTAAGCTTAGGGAAAAATACATGCCTACCAATTACTATGATAAATTATGTGAGCAAGCAATCAACTTGAAGCAAG ATCCAAGGCAAAGATTATCAAGATTTAAATCTGGTTTGAGGTCCGACATTAGGAGGGAGCTACTAAGACAACCTATCTACGGCTTAGAGCAAGCTTTTCAAGTTTCTTTGGATTTGGAGGAGTATCTTGGAAGTTTCAAAAGACCTAATATAAAACACAGCAACAGAGTTATAGCAAATCAGCCTTCAAAACAACCTATGAAGGCCAAGGTACCTTTTCCTAATGCTTCTGAACTTAGAGGAAAAGGCAACCAATGTTTCAAATGTGGACAGCCTGGTCATATGGCATATAATTGTCCTAAAAGAAACCTACATCTTGATGTAGAACATCATGAAGAACCTGATCAACGAAGAGAGGAAGATGAAGACAATTTCAACTATGAAGTTTATAATTATGATGActtggaagaagatgaagtagATACTTCATTAAATGCTATTGTTAGACGTATCCTTTCAATTccgaaagatgagaaggaagattGGAAACGCACCTCTATTTTTCAAATGTTGGTTCGTTGTGAAAATCAAGCACAAAAACTTATCATTGATGGTGGTAGTAGTATGAATGTTGTTTCGGCATCTATGGTAGGACGATTAAAACTTCCTATTGAACCGCATCCACATCCATATAAAGTAGCATGGATTGACAGTACTTCAATTCCAGTAACCCAACGCTGTCTAGTTTCTTTTTCATGTAGGGTTTACAATGACTCAATTtggtgtgatgtgattccgatGAAAGTAACACATATTCTTCTTGGTCGTCCTTGGCTTTATGATAGAGATGTGTTTCACTGTGGGAGAGAAAATATCTACTCTTTCATGTTCAAAGATAGGAAGGTTGTGTTGAAGCCTATGACGGTAGCTGAGATGGATAAATATAAGGTGGAAAAACCAAGTAAGGTTTCTAATAATCCACAAAAGTCTCTACATATTCTTACTAAGAAGAATTTTGAgagagaaagtaaaaaaaatggaGTTATATATGCTGTTCTAGCAAAGGAAACAAAGAAGGAAACAGCAACCAGCAAGCAAACGTTTCCAGTAGAGATTCAGAAGTTGCTGTCTGATTTTTCAGATTTGGTTCCGGAAGAATTTCCAAGTGAATTACCTCCTTTACGTAACATTCAGCATGCCATAGACCTTGTACCAGGAGCTCAATTACCTAATCTTCCAGCATATCTTATGAATCCTAGCGAGCATGCAGAGCTTAAGAGGCAAGTGGAGGAGTTGCTGTCCAAGGGATTCATCCGTGAGAGTTTAAGTGCTTGTGCTGTTCCTGCTTTGCTTACACCCAAGAAAGATGGGAGTTGGCAAATGTGTGTTGATAGTCGTGCGATTAACAAGATTACAATCCAATATCGCTTCCCTATCCCTCGATTTGATGACATGTTGGACATGATGGCTGGTTCgtgtatattttcaaaattggatCTAAAAAGTGAATATCACCAAATTCGTCTAAGGCCCGGAGATGAGTGGAAAACAGCTTTCAAAACAAAGGATGGTCTTTATGAATGGCTGGTAATGCCATTTGGTCTTTCAAATGCTCCAAGTACATTTATGAGGTTTATGAATCAAATTCTACAGCCAttctttggtaaatttttgatagtatattttgatgatatattgatatatagcaaGAGCAAGGAAGAATACAGGTTTGTATATGCCTCTTCCCATACCTCATGA